A section of the Camelus dromedarius isolate mCamDro1 chromosome 14, mCamDro1.pat, whole genome shotgun sequence genome encodes:
- the DMRTA2 gene encoding doublesex- and mab-3-related transcription factor A2, with translation MELRSELPSVPGAATAAATATGPPVASVASVAAAAAAAASLPVSVAGGLLRAPPLLLRAAEKYPRTPKCARCRNHGVVSALKGHKRYCRWKDCLCAKCTLIAERQRVMAAQVALRRQQAQEENEARELQLLYGTAEGLALAAANGIIPPRPAYEVFGSVCAADGGGPAAGAPAGTGGGTAGAGSSEAKLQKFDLFPKTLLQAGRPGSPQPPPGKPLSPDGADSGPGTSSPEVRPGSGSENGDGESFSGSPLARASKEAGGSCPGSAGPGGGGEEDSPGSASPLGSESGSEADKEEAEAAPAPGLGGGPGPRQRTPLDILTRVFPGHRRGVLELVLQGCGGDVVQAIEQVLNHHRGGLVAGLGPAAPPDKAAVGAVAAADDAWPGRVDAAAAGGPGLPAPLQAGPAAPPHHRPLLAGAMAPGALGSLSSRSAFSPLQPNASHFGADAGAYPLGAPLGLSPLRLAYSAAAAHSRGLAFMAPYSTAGLVPTLGFRPPMDYAFSDLMRDRSAAAAASVHKEPTYGGGLYGPMVNGAPEKQ, from the exons ATGGAGCTGCGCTCCGAGCTGCCCAGCGTACCTGGTGCCGCGACGGCGGCCGCGACAGCGACGGGGCCCCCCGTGGCTTCGGTGGCATCggtggcagcggcggcggcggcggccgcttCTCTACCGGTGAGCGTGGCCGGCGGCTTGCTACGGGCGCCGCCGCTGTTGTTGAGGGCTGCGGAGAAGTACCCGCGGACCCCCAAGTGCGCGCGCTGCCGCAACCACGGCGTGGTTTCTGCGCTTAAGGGCCACAAGCGCTACTGCCGCTGGAAGGACTGCCTATGCGCCAAGTGCACGCTCATCGCCGAGCGCCAGCGCGTCATGGCCGCGCAAGTGGCGCTGCGCAGGCAACAGGCGCAGGAAGAGAACGAGGCACGCGAGCTACAACTGCTCTACGGCACTGCCGAGGGCCTGGCGCTGGCAGCCGCCAACGGCATCATCCCGCCGCGACCCGCCTACGAGGTCTTCGGCTCAGTGTGCGCCGCGGACGGCGGGGGGCCAGCAGCGGGAGCGCCGGCCGGGACCGGAGGCGGCACAGCGGGTGCAGGGAGCTCAG AGGCCAAGTTACAGAAGTTTGACTTGTTCCCCAAGACGCTGCTTCAGGCGGGCCGCCCAGGCAGCCCGCAGCCGCCCCCGGGGAAGCCCTTGTCACCCGACGGCGCAGACTCCGGTCCCGGGACATCGTCCCCAGAGGTGCGGCCGGGCTCGGGCTCGGAGAACGGCGACGGCGAGTCCTTTTCGGGGTCGCCTCTGGCTCGGGCCTCCAAAGAGGCAGGTGGCAGCTGCCCGGGCAGCGCTGGCCCCGGGGGCGGCGGCGAGGAGGACAGCCCGGGATCCGCCAGCCCTCTGGGCTCAGAATCGGGTTCGGAGGCTGACAAAGAAGAGGCTGAGGCCGCGCCCGcgccagggctgggaggaggcccgGGTCCACGACAGCGGACGCCGCTGGACATCTTGACGCGTGTCTTCCCGGGCCACCGGCGAGGCGTCCTGGAGCTGGTGTTGCAGGGCTGCGGCGGCGACGTGGTGCAGGCCATCGAGCAGGTGCTGAATCACCACCGCGGGGGCCTGGTGGCCGGTCTCGGTCCCGCCGCGCCCCCTGATAAGGCTGCAGTGGGGGCAGTAGCAGCAGCGGACGACGCGTGGCCTGGCCGCGTCGACGCAGCTGCCGCCGGCGGCCCCGGGCTGCCCGCGCCGCTGCAGGCGGGCCCCGCCGCACCTCCGCACCACAGACCTTTGCTGGCTGGCGCCATGGCGCCCGGGGCGCTGGGCTCGCTGAGCAGCCGCTCGGCCTTCTCGCCCCTGCAGCCCAACGCCAGTCACTTCGGGGCCGACGCAGGCGCCTACCCGCTGGGCGCGCCGCTGGGCCTCAGCCCCCTGCGCCTGGCCTACTCGGCAGCGGCGGCCCACAGCCGCGGCCTGGCCTTCATGGCTCCTTACTCCACCGCCGGCCTGGTGCCCACACTTGGCTTCCGCCCGCCCATGGACTACGCCTTCAGCGATCTCATG